A part of Clarias gariepinus isolate MV-2021 ecotype Netherlands chromosome 14, CGAR_prim_01v2, whole genome shotgun sequence genomic DNA contains:
- the LOC128541409 gene encoding uncharacterized protein LOC128541409 isoform X2 — MEVMRSPEFQDAAESAFSLITKILSEIPAVHKSIIHTPSLSLDQSDLSALQYLKETLDLPEPSPLQPLSDKFNLESSLSHMVEGLKLHKTLLKVIAELPHFQSKKPSELQYDLRDALLHLHKMQHLIKAVKTPEKVSESQLKEDLAQRVKSDYMSQVAAHLTLLQLRGFAKDVSRSLQTLIISEQEN; from the exons ATGGAGGTCATGAGAAGCCCAGAATTTCAGGACGCCGCCGAGAGCGCTTTCAGCTTGATCACGAAGATCCTCAGCGAGATCCCTGCCGTGCACAAATCGATTATTCACACTCCG TCGCTGTCTCTAGACCAGAGTGATTTGAGCGCACTGCAGTACCTCAAGGAGACCCTGGATTTACCAGAACCGAGTCCTCTTCAGCCTCTCTCAGACAAGTTCAACCTG gagAGTTCCTTGAGCCACATGGTGGAGGGTCTGAAGTTGCACAAGACGCTGCTGAAGGTGATCGCAGAGCTGCCGCATTTTCAATCCAAGAAGCCGAGTGAACTCCAGTATGACCTGCGCGATGCGTTGCTGCACCTCCACAAG ATGCAGCATTTGATTAAGGCGGTGAAAACACCAGAGAAGGTTTCAGAAAGCCAGCTGAAAGAGGACTTAGCTCAAAGGGTAAAAAGTGATTACATGTCCCAGGTGGCAGCACATCTGACCCTGCTGCAGCTGAGAGGCTTCGCCAAGGACGTCAGCCGCAGCCTCCAGACGCTGATTATCTCAGAACAGGAGAATTAA
- the LOC128541409 gene encoding uncharacterized protein LOC128541409 isoform X1, whose product MYFYLGAFLALSTLGSFVLPAPVPETQPTLDIKDMEVMRSPEFQDAAESAFSLITKILSEIPAVHKSIIHTPSLSLDQSDLSALQYLKETLDLPEPSPLQPLSDKFNLESSLSHMVEGLKLHKTLLKVIAELPHFQSKKPSELQYDLRDALLHLHKMQHLIKAVKTPEKVSESQLKEDLAQRVKSDYMSQVAAHLTLLQLRGFAKDVSRSLQTLIISEQEN is encoded by the exons ATGTACTTCTATCTCG GTGCGTTTCTTGCTCTTAGCACTTTGGGAAGTTTCGTGCTTCCGGCTCCGGTACCAGAGACTCAACCTACACTGGATATAAAAGACATGGAGGTCATGAGAAGCCCAGAATTTCAGGACGCCGCCGAGAGCGCTTTCAGCTTGATCACGAAGATCCTCAGCGAGATCCCTGCCGTGCACAAATCGATTATTCACACTCCG TCGCTGTCTCTAGACCAGAGTGATTTGAGCGCACTGCAGTACCTCAAGGAGACCCTGGATTTACCAGAACCGAGTCCTCTTCAGCCTCTCTCAGACAAGTTCAACCTG gagAGTTCCTTGAGCCACATGGTGGAGGGTCTGAAGTTGCACAAGACGCTGCTGAAGGTGATCGCAGAGCTGCCGCATTTTCAATCCAAGAAGCCGAGTGAACTCCAGTATGACCTGCGCGATGCGTTGCTGCACCTCCACAAG ATGCAGCATTTGATTAAGGCGGTGAAAACACCAGAGAAGGTTTCAGAAAGCCAGCTGAAAGAGGACTTAGCTCAAAGGGTAAAAAGTGATTACATGTCCCAGGTGGCAGCACATCTGACCCTGCTGCAGCTGAGAGGCTTCGCCAAGGACGTCAGCCGCAGCCTCCAGACGCTGATTATCTCAGAACAGGAGAATTAA
- the lrrc3ca gene encoding leucine-rich repeat-containing protein 3B — protein sequence MSLPSCWLLRHSMVMCLLLHSLVLMTLCFHHAATSCSKRCYCSESEGLSGGKTMRCSNLRLTEIPRDIPNDTRRLYLDYNLLTSVPANAFQDLPLLAELDLSHNDLALLEPGAFRGLAASLLFLDLSSNQLATLDPEAFEGVRARSNLTGNPWHCDCRLQMALPRLDLEPVSLTGIVCQTSEPEDSGAQGVPFLLAKDLDLCVVLKKTTDVAMLVTMFAWFTMVISYLVYYVRHNQEDARRHLEYLKSLPSRQGKSEESSTISTVV from the coding sequence ATGTCGCTGCCGTCCTGTTGGCTACTCCGGCACTCCATGGTCATGTGCTTGCTGCTCCACAGCTTGGTCTTGATGACGCTCTGCTTCCACCATGCAGCCACCTCCTGTTCAAAGCGTTGCTATTGCTCCGAGAGCGAGGGTCTGTCTGGGGGCAAGACCATGCGCTGCAGCAACCTGCGCCTCACCGAGATCCCACGGGACATCCCCAATGACACGCGGCGCCTCTACCTCGACTACAACCTGCTTACCAGTGTTCCTGCCAATGCCTTTCAAGATCTTCCTCTGCTGGCTGAACTCGATCTGTCCCACAATGATCTGGCACTGCTCGAGCCTGGAGCTTTCCGGGGCCTGGCTGCATCGTTGCTATTCCTGGATCTGTCCTCCAACCAGCTGGCGACACTGGACCCCGAGGCTTTCGAAGGGGTGAGGGCTCGATCCAATCTGACTGGTAATCCCTGGCACTGTGACTGCCGGCTACAGATGGCACTTCCACGTCTAGATCTGGAGCCTGTGTCTCTCACCGGCATTGTTTGCCAAACATCAGAGCCTGAGGATTCGGGTGCTCAAGGTGTGCCCTTTCTGCTGGCCAAAGACTTGGACCTATGCGTGGTGCTTAAAAAGACCACAGACGTGGCCATGCTGGTGACCATGTTTGCATGGTTCACCATGGTCATCTCCTACCTGGTCTACTATGTGCGGCATAACCAAGAAGATGCCAGGCGCCACCTGGAGTATCTCAAGTCTCTGCCCAGCAGGCAGGGTAAGTCTGAGGAGTCTTCCACCATTAGCACTGTGGTTTGA